The Rhodopirellula islandica genome segment CCTGCAGCGTCAGATCGAACGGCTCGACAGCCATTCCAATGAAGAGACCACGTTGTTGCTCAGTGGACACGGGCAGGATTTAATCACCCATTCCGCAACCGCCCGCAACGCGATCGACCTGCGTGATCGCTTGAGCCCAGAGGTTTCGCGATCGGCACCCGCGTTTGCCGTCGCTCGATTGTGGTTGAGCACCCAACGAGAGGTTCGATGAGTCGCCGCGTGATCAAACTGGGCGGCAGCCTGCTGACCCGTCCCAGTCTGCTGGATGATTTTCATCAGTGGTACCGCAACCAAGCCCCTGCGGATGACTGCTTGATCATCGGCGGCGGTCAGCTGATCGATGCGGTCCGTGAATGGGACCGATTGCGACCGGGCGACCCGCAAACGGTTCACTGGCAATGCGTCGCGATGCTAGAACACTCGATGCGTCATCTTGCAGAGGCCCTTGAATCAGACGGTCGTTTTCCACCGATCGAGAAACTTGAGACCGAAGACGACTGGCTGCGTTATTCGACCTCCTCAAGCGATTCAATGAAGCCTGCTTCCTCGACGATTCAATTCTTGCGTCCCGAAGTCGTCTACCACTCGGCGTCGAAAGCTCCGTTGCCAGAGACGTGGTCGACCACAACGGACTCCATCGCAATGTGGGTCGCACTGCAATGCGATGCAAGCGAGGTGGTGCTGCTGAAGTCATGCGCCGTTGACTCAGAGGACCGCCTGCAGGACTGGATCACGCAAGGAATCGTCGATCCGGCGTGTGCCG includes the following:
- a CDS encoding amino acid kinase family protein; translated protein: MSRRVIKLGGSLLTRPSLLDDFHQWYRNQAPADDCLIIGGGQLIDAVREWDRLRPGDPQTVHWQCVAMLEHSMRHLAEALESDGRFPPIEKLETEDDWLRYSTSSSDSMKPASSTIQFLRPEVVYHSASKAPLPETWSTTTDSIAMWVALQCDASEVVLLKSCAVDSEDRLQDWITQGIVDPACAVLASLEEKLRVEQLPIQPTC